One window of Cervus elaphus chromosome 6, mCerEla1.1, whole genome shotgun sequence genomic DNA carries:
- the LOC122696542 gene encoding cell division cycle-associated protein 7-like, with amino-acid sequence METPSSSDDSCDSFASDNFANTRLQADREGCRTRSQGTRSGPLRVAMKFPTRRTRGAASKRAVPPEPPENSVTDSNSDSEDESGMNFLEKRALNIKQNKAMLAKLMSELESFPGSFPGRRSLPGPSSRPKTPRRRTFPGVACRRNPERRARPLTRSRSRVLGSLRALPTEEEEEDEEEGKYMLVRKRKPMVGYMNEDDMPRSRRPGPMTLPHVVRPVDEITEEELENICNNSREKIYNRSLGSTCHQCRQKTLDTKTNCRNPECWGVRGQFCGPCLRNRYGEEVRDALLDPNWHCPPCRGICNCSFCRQRDGRCATGVLVYLAKYHGFGNVHAYLKSLKQEFEMQG; translated from the coding sequence ATGGAAACCCCGTCATCCTCTGATGACAGTTGTGACAGCTTTGCTTCTGATAATTTTGCAAACACAAGGCTGCAGGCGGACCGTGAGGGCTGTCGGACCCGCAGTCAGGGCACACGGTCTGGACCCCTCCGCGTGGCCATGAAGTTTCCCACACGACGCACCAGGGGAGCAGCCAGCAAAAGAGCCGTGCCCCCTGAGCCCCCGGAGAATTCTGTGACCGACTCCAATTCTGACTCGGAAGATGAAAGTGGCATGAATTTCTTGGAGAAAAGGGctttaaatataaagcaaaacaaagcaatgcTTGCAAAACTAATGTCAGAATTAGAAAGCTTCCCTGGCTCCTTCCCCGGGAGGCGTTCCCTGCCGGGCCCCAGTTCGCGTCCAAAGACACCCAGGAGGCGCACGTTTCCAGGTGTCGCCTGCAGGAGAAACCCTGAGCGGAGAGCTCGTCCGCTCACCAGGTCCAGGTCCCGGGTCCTTGGGTCACTCAGGGCCCTGcccacagaggaggaggaggaggacgaagAGGAGGGCAAGTACATGTTGGTGAGGAAGAGGAAGCCCATGGTCGGCTACATGAATGAAGATGACATGCCCCGAAGTCGTCGCCCCGGACCCATGACCCTTCCTCACGTGGTTCGCCCGGTGGATGAAATCACGGAAGAAGAGTTGGAGAACATCTGCAACAACTCCCGAGAGAAGATCTATAACCGTTCACTGGGGTCAACTTGTCATCAGTGCCGCCAGAAAACTCTCGATACCAAGACAAACTGCAGAAACCCAGAGTGCTGGGGCGTTCGAGGCCAATTCTGTGGTCCCTGCCTTCGAAACCGTTATGGTGAAGAAGTCAGGGATGCTCTGCTAGACCCAAACTGGCACTGCCCACCATGTCGCGGGATCTGTAACTGCAGCTTCTGTCGGCAGCGAGATGGGCGGTGTGCGACTGGGGTGCTCGTGTACTTAGCCAAGTACCACGGCTTTGGGAACGTGCATGCTTACTTGAAAAGTCTAAAACAGGAGTTTGAAATGCAAGGATAA